In Amycolatopsis sp. FBCC-B4732, the genomic stretch CTGGAAACCGGGCTGGGCGACTGCTTCCGCCTGCCCGGCACGGTGAAGCGCGGCGGCGAGCCGCGGCACCAGACGTTGCGGGCCGCCGTCGAATGGAGCTTCGCGTTGTGCCGCCCGGCCGAACGGCACCTGTGGGCGCGCGCGTCGGTGTTCGTGGGCGGCTTCGACCTGGCGGCGGCCGAGCGCGTCTGCGCCGGCGACGGCCTGCCCGCCGGGGAGCTGCGGAACCGGCTCGCCGGCCTGGTGGAGAAGTCGGTGCTGATCCGCGAGGCCGACGGCGACCGGCAGCGGTTCCGGCTGCTGGAACCGCTGCGGCAGTTCGGCCGCGACAAGCTGACCGAGTCGGGCGAGACGGCGGTGGTGCTGCGGCGGATGCGCGACCACTACCTCGACGTCGCCGAGCGGAGCGAACGGGCGTGGTTCGGGCCGGAGCAGGCGGACATCTTCCGGCGGACCCGCGTGGAGCACGCGAACCTGCGGGCCGCGCTCGACTACAGCCTGACCGAACCCGGCGAGCTCGGCACCGGCCTCCGGCTGGCCTCGACGCTCTGGTTCTACTGGGCCGGCTGCGGGGTGTTCGGCGAAGGCCGCCACTGGCTGGACCGCGCGCTCGCCCTCGCCGCCGAACCGGACGCGGAACGGGCGAAAGCGTTGTGCGTCAACGGGTACGTCGCGACGCTGCAGGGCGACAACGCCGCGGCGATCGCGATGCTGGAGGAGTGCCGCGCCTACGCGAAGCGGACCGGCGACGAGGTCGCGCTGGCGTACGCGACGCACCGGCTCGGCTGCAACCTGCTGGTGGGGGACGACGTCGGCGACGCGAAGACGCTGTTCGAGGAGGCGCAGGCCCGCTACCGGCAGCTCGGCGAGCTCAACAGCAACGTGATGCTGGCGGGCATCGAACTGGCCATCGCGTCCATCTTCCTCGGCGACCTCGACCGCGCGGGCCGCCTGTGCGAGGAGGCGTGCGCGACCGGCGTCGCCCACGGCGAGCAGTGGGCGCACGCGTACGCGATCTACGCCCAGGCCTTGGTCGCGCTGGGCCGCGGTGAGCTGGACCGGGCGGCCGAACGCGGGCGGGACTGCCTGCGCGTGAAGAGCACGTTCCACGACCTGCTCGGGATCGTCCTGGCGATCGAGGCGCTGGCGTGGACCGAAGCCGCGCGGGAACGCTGGGAGCCGGCGGCGGTCATGCTGGGATCGGCGCAGCCGATCTGGCAGGCGGTCGGGTTCCCGATGTTCGGTTCCCGGTATTTCGGCGCCCCGCACGGAGAGTGTGAGAAGCGGACCCGACGCGCGCTGGGCGACGGCTCGTTCGAGGCGGCGTTCCGGCGGGGGCGTGAGTTCGGCTTGCCGGAAGCGATCGCTTACGCGCTGGGGGACCTGGGCCCGGCCCGGCCGGAGGTGGTGGCGGCTTCGCAGCCGACGCCGTTGACCGACCGGGAAGGGGAAGTGGCGACCCTGATCGCGGACGGCCGCTCCAACCAGGAGATCGCGGACCGGCTGGTGATTTCCCGCCGGACGGCGGAAGGCCACGTGAACCGGATCCTGCGGAAATTGGGCTTCGACTCGCGTTCGCAGGTGGCCGCCTGGGCGGCGCGGAATCCGCAGGTGCCTACGCCACAGGCGTGAGGGGGAAGAATCCCGGTTCCCGTAACGGAGTTCCGGGTGTCTCGTGAACGATCCTCCGGTGCCGCGGACCGCGTCGGGAACTGCGACCCTGCCCTACGCGGTTCTCGACTCCGCGTTCGAGTTTCATGCAGCGCGAGGACTGGCCGCGCGGAACGCGGCAGTTCATCGAACACGGCCGCGGGGTCGACGTCGACACCTCGGTCACACCGCCGTGGCCATTGAGTGGACCGGTGCCGTGCCGTCCGATGTGGACGGTACGGCACCGGCGTCGTCAGCCCAGGCGTTCGCCCCAGTTCTCGAACGCCGTCACGACCTCGGCCGGAGCGTCGGTCTCGCGCAGGCGCTTCGCCTCCGCCTCGATGTAGTGGCGGTACAACGGAACCAGTCCCGCGAGCAACTCGGGCCGCGCCTCCGCCGCCTCGAGCGGGTGCCCGGCCCGCACCCGCTCCGCCAGCTTCACCAGCGACGCCGCCGGGGTGTCCGGTTGGGACAGGAACCACTCGATGGCCTCGTCGTTGTTCGCCGCGCGGCCTGTCGGGAGTGTTGCCGAATACAGGAAGCGGACCGGGAACAGCACCGCCTTCGTGAACCACACCTTGTCGGCCAGCAGGCGGCGGGGCTCGCGGAACTCGGCCGCCACCTCGTCGGTCGCCAGGACCGCGATCGCGAAGCGGGCGCTCTCCAGCAACATCTCCGAAGCCGCCGGCCGGGCGACCTCGGCGAGGACGTCCTCACCGGCCAGCAGGACGCCGTGGTCGGCCAGCTGCAAGCGGTCCTGGGCGGGGAAGCGGCCGTCGTCGCGGCCTTCGCGCAGGGCCGGGAGGGAGGCCCAGAACACCGACAGCTTGCGGTGCAGCGGACTCCGCTCCTGCAGCGCCGCCGTCACCGGGGCCACCTGGTCGTCCTCGGGGACGTCGGTGAGGACGAGGGCCAGGTCGATGTCGCTGGCCGCCGCGGAATAGCCGCCGTAGGAAAGGCTTCCCAGGAGGTACGCGCCGATCAGGCGCTCTCCCAACGCTTCCCGGTAGGCGTCGGCGGCTTCGGCGGCGATCGCGCGGGCCGCGTCGGCGGGTTCAGGTGTGGTCATGCCGCCACCGTATCGCGGCGGGCGCACTCGGCGATGCGGTCGGAAACCACGCCGATGACCTGCCACGCCCGGTCGAGGACCGCGAGCACCGACTCCTCCGTCCAGTCCCCGCGCTGCCGCAGGAGTTCGTAGCCCATCTCGAGGTGCTCGACGTCGGCTTCGTCGTGCAGCTCGAAGTATTCGTCCTCGGGGAACGCGCGGATGCCCGCCTGGCTGAACACGAGGCTGCCGGCTTCGAGGGCCAGGTGCGCCAGCACCGCGCGCTGCACGCCGGGCAGGATCGCGAACTGGTCGACGAACCAGGAAGCGCCCATCTCGATGACCGGGTCCCAGACCAGCTGCCGGTCCTCCGCGCGGCTGCGGGCCAGGATCTTGTCGTGGCCGACCTCTTCCTGCTGGTGCTCCAGCGCGAGCGCCCGCAGCTCCGGGTCGCTCTCGAAGCTGACCCGCGCGCTGATCATCCGCTGGAAGGCGTTCGACCACGGCTGCAGGTACGTGAGCACCGCTTTCCTGGTCTCCGGCGACGTGGTCTCGTCGCTCAGCAGGCGGATCAGTTCCGAGGACTCGTATTCCCGTTGCCGCTGCTCGTTGTGGCGGGCGATGCGCTCGACGTCCTGCTGGGTCACGATCGGCTCCTTACCGTGGTGCTGCGGGAGATCATCCTTCCGGGGACCGCTATCCGAGGTCGACGGGCGCGAGCGCCCGGTCGTAGACGGGGAACCGGAAGTACGTGGTCACGTCGCCGCGGCGACCGGCGGTGCGGTAGCTCACCAGCTCCAGCACGCGCGTCTCGGAGAGCGGGCCCGGCGCCAGCGCGGCGGTGAGGAGGCGGAACCGGCCGGGGTCGACGCCTTCGCGGTGCAGCAGTTCCGCCGTGCGCTCGACGGCTTCTTCGTCACCGGACGTGAGATCGGGCAGCCGCAGGTACGTCGTGGCCTCCGCGGCCCGGTCCACCCCGGACCGGAAAGCCAAGCAGCTCAGCGCGGCTTCACCCGCGTCGAGCCGGTCGCCCGCGAGGGTGCGGTACGCGGCCGCCGCGGTTTCGGCGTCGTGGCTCAGCGCCACCGAAGCGACGTCGTTGACCTCGGCGAGGCCGGCCCCGTGGTTGCGGTAGTAGATCTTGACCCGGGCTTCGGCCTCGTCGCCCAGGTCCACCGCGAAGAACTCGATTTCCCGCACCCCATCGACGGTTTCGACCCGGCGGCGGGCGTCGTCCCAGGCCGCGCCCATGCCGAGCCGCTCCATGGCCTCGGTGACGGCGCCCTCGCGGTGGGCGGGCGGCCAGGCGTAAAGGCCGAAGTACGTCTTGTGGACGACCCGCGACGGCGGGCGCCAGGCGATCGAGTGCCACACCGGCGCGGGGGACGGGCGGCCCGCCCGCGGGGTGAACGTCTCGTGGACGCGGTCCAGCCTGCCGGTGACGGGATCGCCGTCCCCGGGCCAGACGACGTCGTGGCCGAGGCTGTCGAACAGCACGCGCAGTTCGGGGTGGCCGCCGGACCAGTTCACCGACATCTCGGCCGGGAAACCGTCGGCCGCCACATAGGACGGGTGGACGGGCGCCGGCCCGATCCGCTCGTGCGCCCAGCGGGGCAGCGCGGCGCGCAGCATCCGCGTGGTCCGCACGGACTGTTCCAGCGGAACCCCGAGCGCTTCACAGGCCGTAGCCCAAAGCCCGCACAGAAAGTCACCGGACAGCCGACCCGATGCGGGGTAGTTTTCCCTTATATATTCAGGAAAGTCCGGCATTCGATCGGTCACGAGCGGATGCTATCAGTTGGATGCTTGCTCAACTAAAAAGCTGCACCCGGGTGGTGCAACCAATTGGGCCATGTGGGTACGCCGGTGTCCGGGGTGGACACGGAGGGACACATCGGACACCGGCGAGTCCTGACCGGACACGAAGCGGACAACGCGCAGGTCTCAGACCCGCGCGGGCACCACCGTCATCGCGTGCTTCACCAACCGGATCAGCGCGAGCTTGCTGGAATCCCTGTCACGCGCATCACACATGACGATCGGCACTCGATCCGGGACCACGAGGGCCTCGCGGATCTCGTCGGCGGTGTAGCGCGGCGCGTTGTCGAAGCAGTTCACCGCGACGACGAACGGGATCTTGCGGCGCTCGAAGAAGTCGATCGCGGCGAAGCTGGTCTCCAGCCGCCGGGTGTCGACCAGCACGACCGTCCCGATCGCCCCGCGCGCGAGGTCGTCCCACATGAACCAGAAGCGCGCCTGCCCGGGCGTCCCGAACAGGTACAGCACGTGCCGCGGCGAGATGGTGATCCGGCCGAAGTCGAGCGCGACCGTCGTGGTCGTCTTCCGCTCCACGCCGGACAGGTCGTCGATGCCGGCGCTCGCCTCGGTGAGCACCTCTTCGGTCGTCAGCGGCGGGATCTCGCTGACCGAACCGACCATCGTGGTCTTCCCGGCGCCGAACCCGCCGGCGACGATGATCTTGACCGGCGTGGGGACCAGGTCGGCCCCGGTCCCGTCAGTACTTGATGAGGCCATCGAGAACCGCCTGGAGAGTTTCGAGGTCCGGCGACTGCGCCGGGTGGTGGGTGGGGGAGCGCGTGATCACGAGGCCGCGTTCGATCAGGTCGCCGACGAGCACGCGCACGACCCCGAGCGGGATCTTCACGTAGACGGCGATCTCGGCGATCGAAACCGGGTGGCGGCACAGCTGCACGATCGCCACGTGCTCCGGGCCCAGCCCGACCGGCTCCTGCTCCGAGCGCAGCGTCATCACCTGCGTGGACAGGTCCAGCCGCGCGGTGTCGGCCGGCGTCCGGCCGCTCGTGATCGTGTATGGCCGGACCAGTGGTCCGGCGGCCTCGTCGTACCAGCCGTCTTCCGCGCTCACGTGGCCTCCCGCAGGACGTGCGCCGCTTCACGCGGCGCGGACGCCATGTAGTCGCCGACGCGCTTCACCAGCCGGCTCATCTCGTAGGCGATCATCTCGACGTCGACGCTGTCCGCGGCCAGCACGGCGAGGCAGGCACCCTGGCCCGCCGCCGAGACGAACAGATAACCGCGTTCCATCTCGATCATGTTCTGCAGCACCGGGCCGCGGTTGAACTGCTTGCTCACCCCCTTGGCGAGGCTCTGCAAGCTGGAGGCGATGGCCGACAGCTGGTCCGAGTCGTCCTTGCTCATGCCTGCCGACTTGCCGATGAGCAGCCCGTCGGCGGACAGCACGATGGCGTTCTGCGCGCCGACCACGCGGCTCACCACGTCGTCGAGCAGCCAGTTGAGATCGGGTTTGGGGTTCCCGTACTCGTTCATTCGACGTCAGACCCTGACTTTCCTGTGTGGACTTTCCGGTGTGTGGTCGGGAACTAGGCTTCGTCCGGCCCGCGGCCGCGGCGGGTGCCCTTGTGGAACGCCGCCAGCGTGCGCGCGGTGCCTTCGCCCGGCGTCACGACGTCGTCGTCGCCGTTGTCCGGTTCGGCTTCGAGCTGGGCGACGAGGTTCTGCTGGGGCTCGCGCCGGGGCAGCCGCGGCCGGTCGTCGGTCGGGCGCTGCGCGGCGGCCGGCTCCGCGGCGGGCCGCGGCTCCGGTTCCGGCGCCGCGGCCGGTACGGAGGGCAGCGCTTCGGGCGGGGTGAGCGCCCGCACCGGGTACGGCCTCGGCTTGGTCTCCCGCTTCATCGGGATCTGGCCGGTGAACGAGCTGGGTGAGTCCATCGAACCGGGTGAGCTTTCTGCGGCCCGCGCGGCGGGCGCGCCCACCGGGGCCAGGACCGCGGTCGTTTCCGCCGGGGAGCTGCCGGGCTCGTCGCCGCCGGCGCTGTCCTGGCCCGCCAGGTGCTGGACCGGGATGAGGACGGTGGCGCGCAGGCCGCCGTAGCGGGACGGGTCGAAGGTGACGGTGATGCCGAGCCGGGCCGCCAGGCGCGCGACCACGAAGAGGCCGAGGCTGGAGTCGGCCCGCAGCGCCATCGCGTCGAACTCGGGGGCCTCGGCCATCATCGAGTTCGCCCACTCGCGGACGCCGTCCTTCATGCCGAGCCCCTGGTCCGACACGTCGACGACGACGCCGCGCGCGACCATGCGGCTGGTCACCTCGACCGGCGAGCCGGGCGGGGAGAACGACGTCGCGTTGTCGACGAGCTCGGCGACGAGGTGGATGGTGTCGGCCACCGCGGCGCCGACGATGGCGACGTCGGCGACCTGCTCCACCTGGACCCGCGCGTACTGCTCGGTTTCCGAGACGGCCGCGCGCAGGACCTCCATCAGCGCGACCGGCTTGCGCCAGCGGCGGCCGGGCTGCTTGCCGCCGAGGATGATCAGGTTCTCGGTCGTGCGCCGCGCCCGGGCGGCGAGGTGGTCGAGCTGGAACAGCGACGCCAGCTGCGTCGAGTCGTCCTCGCGCGCTTCCATCTCGTCGAGGATCTGCAGCTGCTGGTGGACCAGCACCTGGTTGCGGTGCGCGATGCCGAGGAACACGTTGTGCACGCCGCTGCGGGCCTTCGCCTCGCTCGCCGCGGCGTTGACGGCGGTCAGCTGGGCGGTGTTGAACGCCTCCGCCACCTGGCCGATCTCGTCGCGGCCGTGGTCGAGCTGCGGCAGTTCTTCCTTGAGGTCGACCGATTCGCCGTTCTTCAGCCGCTCCACGATGTTCGGCAGCCGGTTGCGAGCCAGGTCGAGCGAGTCGTTGCGCAGCCGCGCGAGGCGCGTCATCAGCGCGCGGTCGACGAGCGAGCGGGACACCCGCACCGCGACGATGATCGCCGCCAGCGACGCGAGCAGGGCCAGGATCGACCCGATGATGACGTTGCGCAGCTGGGCGTCACCGGAGTCGATCGCGGCCGCGGAAACCTTGTCCGCCTGGGTGATCGCGAGGTCGTTGAGGCCCTGGGCGACCTGGGTGGTCGCGTTCAGCCAGTCCGTTTCGGACACCGGCACGGAGTTCTGCTCGCTGGGCGACCACGGGCCGTGCTTGACGATCGCCTGCTCGGCGGTGGCCAGCTGCTGCCACGCGGCGCTCTTGGCCAGCGCCCGGTAGCGGTCGCGGACGCCCGGGTCGAGGAACGGCTCGATCTGCGCCAGCTGCGCGCGGTAGGTCCCGGACAGCTGCGCGAACTGGGCGAAGTCGTCGGGGGCGAAGGTGCCGGCCGAGAAGGCCGTCGACACCAGCGACGTCTCGCGCGACATCGCGTCACCGGCGCGGAACACCGAGGTCGCGGTGATGCCGCCGGTCGCGGCTTCGGCGTCCGGCACGATCCGGGCCTGGGTGTCGAACAGGTTGGACGCCGTGTCCATCACGCCGTTGTAGTAGCTGTTGACCTGCGCGCGGTCGATGCTGCGGAAGCTGACCTGCGAGCGCAGCACGGGCAGCTGGTCGAACTGGGACTTCAGCGCGTTGACCTTGGTCGCGATCTCGTCCGGCGCGGTGGAGATGGTCGCGGCGAACGCGTCCTTCAGCGTGTCGAGCTTCTCGTCGGTGACCTTCTGCTGCGCCTGCAGCCGGGCCGGGCCGAGGGCGGGGTCGTCCAGGTACTGCAGCGCGCTTTGGCGTTCCTTCTGGAATTCGGCCAGCGCGGTGGCCGCGGGGATGGACACCTCACGCACCGAAGCGGCGACCAGCCGGACGTAAACGCCGTTGAAGAGGAAGTACGAAGAGACCGCGATCCACAGCACCAGCAGGGTCACGCTGGGAATGAGAACGGTCCTGGTCAGCCTTTTGCGGATCGACTTGTCGTACGGCTTGTCCGACTCGTCCTTGGCGTCTTTGTTCAGCACGGCGGTTCACGAACTCCTGAGTGACGGTCGGCGAGAAAAGGGGACCCGGACGAGGAGGTGGACACGACGATGGGACACAGCGGCGGCCCTCACCCGTCTTCGCCTCACTCTCCGTGTTGCCGCGGAATCGATCAGGGTCCGTTTTTTACCACGAACCACTGAGGGCCGGTGGTGCTGGCCCGGCTGGCGGACGCTTGTCCGACCAGTGTTGAACGGTGTTTACCGAGTGCATCGGGGTGGTTACCGCCATTTCCTCTGGTAACGGACCCGCGACGGTTTTCGGCGGCTTGCACGCTGGGCCGAACGGGTGAATGTGAATTCGGCCGATGCGGCGGACGGGGTGTTCACGTTGCGGGAAAGAAGGGGCGGCGGTAATGCCCGCGCGTACCCGGCGGAGGCCGTCGCGGCGCACTTGATGATCTTGACCACAGGACGCCGTCACGGCGTGTCGCGGGAACCCGTGTCAGTGCTCGCCGTAGCCGGGTTCTTCCCGGACCTCCGGCAGTGGCCGCCGGGGCTCGCGGACGCCGCTGGGGTCGCCGCCGCCGGCCACCCACACGGTCACCGCGCCCCACCGGTCGAGCCGGGTACCGGCGATCGGGAGCTGGGCGACGACCAAGCCGTTGAGCAAAGGGTGGGGACTGTCCGGATCGGGTCCCTGCAACGTCAAGCCCGCGTCGTGCCCGGACAGCCACGCGTCGAGCGCCTGCCTGCCCCGGAAGTCCGGCACGACCACCGGTCGCGGTTCATCCGCCACTGCTCCTCACCCGCTGTCCAATTTACCGGGGCAGGCGAGACTGGTTTGACAAAAAAGCAGCTCTTGTCAAACCAGTTTTACATCACGTACGGTTTCGTAAATCACTCGAGGAGGCGTGATGAGCGAAGTGACCGGAACCGTCCCCGCCGGGTCGACCGAGCTGTGGCGAGACCGCAAGCGGTACCTGTGGCTGATCGGCCTGGTCGTGCCGTCCCTGGCGTTCCTCGCCATCGGGCTGCACGCGGCGACCGGCTGGAGCGCCTGGTTCTGGATCGGCCCGGTCGTGATCCTGGTGATCGTCCCGCTCGTCGACCTGGCCGCCGGCCTGGACCGGAGCAACCCGCCCGACGACGTCCTCGAGCGGCTGGAGCGGGACCGGTACTACCGCTGGATCACCTTCGCGTTCCTCCCGATCCAGTACGTCGGCTTCGTCGCCGCGTTCTGGCTGGTCGCGCACGGCGGCCTTACCGTCGTCGACAAGATCGGGCTGGCCGTCTCCATCGGCTGCATCGGCGGCATCGGCATCAACACCGCGCACGAGCTGGGCCACAAGAAGGAGAGCCACGAGCGCTGGCTGTCGAAGATCGCGCTGGCGCAAAGCTTCTACGGCCACTTCTACATCGAGCACAACCGCGGCCACCACGTCCGCGTGGCCACCCCGGAGGACCCGGCGAGCAGCCGCCTCGGCGAGAGCTTCTACCGCTTCTGGCCGCGCACGGTCTTCGGTTCGCTGAAGTCGGCGTGGCGGTTGGAGCGCAAGCGCTACGCCCGCCGGGACAAGCACCCCTTCCGGCTCGGCAACGACGTCCTCAACGCGTGGCTGATGTCCGCGGTGCTGTGGGCGGCGATGATCGCGTGGCTCGGCGCAGGGATCCTGCCGTACCTGGTGATCCAGGCCGTCGTCGGGTTTTCGCTGCTGGAGGTCGTCAACTACATGGAGCACTACGGGATGCTGCGCCGGCGGGTCGGCGTGGCGGGGAAGCGCCGCTACGAGCGCGTGGATCCCAGCCACAGCTGGAACTCCAACAACATCGCCACCAACGTCCTGCTCTACCACCTGCAGCGGCACAGCGACCACCACGCCAACCCGACGCGGCGCTACCAGACCCTGCGCGACTTCGCCGAATCGCCGGTGCTGCCCACCGGGTACGCCGGGATGATCGTGCTGGCGCTCGTCCCGCCGGTGTGGCGGCGGGTGATGGACCCGCGGGTGCTCGCGCACTTCGAGGGGGACGTCTCCCGCGCCAACATCCAGCCGTCGAAGCGCGAGAAGATCCTTGCCCGGTACGGAACCCGGGTCACGGCCGCCGAAACCGCGCCGGCGGACACCCACGGCGACGCGAGCGAAGGCGGCATGTGCCCGGGCTGCGGGTACGTCTACGACGAGCAGCTCGGCGACCCGCGCGAAGGGTTCCCGGCCGGCACGCCGTGGTCCGCGATCCCGGACTCCTGGTGCTGCCCCGACTGCGGCGTCCGCGAGAAGGTCGACTTCGTCGCGCCGGGCCGGGTGGGTGCGTGATGCGGATCGAAGCCGACCGAGGCAAGTGCGACGGCCTGGGCATGTGCGAAGCGATGGCGCCCGACTTCTTCGAGGTCGGTGCGGACGGGACCGTCGTCGTGCTCGACGAGCAGCCGGGCGAGGAGCACCGGCAGGACCTCGCCGCCGCCGTGGACGCCTGCCCCGTGCTGGCTTTGAAGCTGACATGACCCTCGTCGTCGTGGGCGCGTCGCTGGCCGGGCTGCGTGCCGTGGAAGCCGCGCGCCGCACCGGGTACCGCGGCCGGATCGTGCTGATCGGCGCCGAGGAGCACCTGCCCTACGACCGGCCGCCGCTGTCCAAGGCGTTCCTCGCGGCGGACGGCCCGCGGGTGGTCGAGCCGTTCCACTCCGAGGCGGTGCTCCGCGAAGAACTCGGGGTCGAGCTGATGCTGGGCGCGCCGGCCGAGGGGCTCGACACCGAGGCGCGCGAAGTGACCGTCGCGGGCGCGGGCGTCCGCTACGACGCCCTGGTCATCGCCACCGGCGCCACTGCCCGCACCCTGCCCGGCGCCCGCACGCTGCGCACCGCCGAAGACGCCGTCGCGGTGCGCGGCGCGCTCGATCGGGACGCGCGGACCGTCGTGGTCGGCGCCGGGTTCATCGGCTCGGAGGTCGCGTCCGCCGCCCGCGCCCGCGGCCTGCCGGTGACGATCGTGGAAGCGGCCGCCGTCCCGCTCGTCCGCGCGGTCGGGGAGACCGCCGGGGCGATGCTGGCGGAGCTGCACCACGAGGCCGGCACCGAGCTGCGGCTCGGCGCCGAGGTCACCGCCGTCACCGCCGACGGCGTGCACCTGGCCGGGGGCGACGTGCTGCCCGCGGACCTCGTGGTCGCCGGCATCGGCGCCGTCCCGGCCACCGGCTGGCTCGAGGGCAGCGGGCTGGTCCTGCACGAGCGCGACCGCGGCGTCGTGTGCGACGCGACCCTGGCCGCCGGGCCACCGGGCGTCTACGCGGCCGGCGACGTCGCGCACGTCGCGAACCCGCTGTTCGACGGCCTCCTGCGGCTGGAGCACTGGACGAACGCGGCCGAGCAGGGCGCGGCCGCCGCCCGGCACGCGCTCGACCCGGCGTCGGCACGGCCCCTCGAAACCGTGCCGTACTTCTGGTCCGACTGGTACGGCCACCGGATCCAGTTCGTCGGCACGCCGCACGCCGACGAGGTCGTGACCGCCGGGGACACCACCCTCTACCGCCGCGGCGACCGGCTCGCCGGCGCCCTGACCGTCGACCGCCCGCACGAGATCATGAAGCACCGCAGGCGGATCGCCACCCGCGCGCCCTGGGCTGAGGCGCTCGCCTTCGCGGGCACGGCCTAGAATGACGATCATGAGCGGGGCACCTCCGGCGCCGCCCGAAGGTGGTCAGCACCGGCGGCCGATCATCAGCGCGGCGATCGAGCTGACCGCGCGGTCCGGCTGGCCGTCGGTCACCATGGCCCGGCTGGCCGAAGTGGTCGGGATCAGCCGCCAGACCGTGTACAACGAAATCGGCTCCAAGGCCGCCCTGGCCGAAGCGATGGTCGCGCACGAGCTCGACCGGTTCCTCACGGTCGTCGACGCCGCTTTCGAACACCACCCGGACGACCTCGTCGAGGCGTTCTACGAGGCCGTCCGCTCGGTGCTCGAACTCGCCGAGGACAACGTCCTGCTGCGGGCGATCGTGTCGGCGTCCCACGGCGCCGCCCCGGAGCTCCTCCCGCTGCTGACCACCGACGCGGGCGCGCTGCTCGCCCGCGCGAAGGTACTGCTCGCCGCGCGCGTGCGGCCGTACCGGCTGCCGCTCACCGACGACCAGGCCGACGTGGTGATCGACCTGGTCGTGCGCGCGGTCCTCAGCCACGTCATGCAGCCGTCGGACACCCCGGCCCGCACGGCGGATTCGCTGGCCTGGGTGGCGACCCGCGTGCTCGGCGTCGAGGCGGCGCGGCCGCTGCGGCACACCTGACGCTCAGCGGAGGCCGTGCCGGTCGAGCCACGCCGAGAGCTCGGTGGCGATCTCCTTGGGCCGGTCCTCCTGGGCGTGGTGCCCGGCCTCGCCGCCCGCGACGACGTCCAGCGCCGCGATGTTCTCGGTGCACCACCGCGCCATCTCCGCGCCGATGAGCAG encodes the following:
- a CDS encoding LuxR C-terminal-related transcriptional regulator, producing MGRKTDVAEVKHLLTRARLVTLTGVGGVGKTRLAVQTAAGLSRAFPDGVWLVELAGLQDPALVAHTVLEALRVHDETGRSPAAVLAEHLRERRTLVVLDNCEHLLDACAALAHDLLRAAPGLRLLATSRERLALAGEHLWPVSPLPVPEPGRPLAGGAWLRYPALTLFAERAAAVDPEFAVTEENQERVSAICRLLAGIPLAIELAAVRLRVLTLAELETGLGDCFRLPGTVKRGGEPRHQTLRAAVEWSFALCRPAERHLWARASVFVGGFDLAAAERVCAGDGLPAGELRNRLAGLVEKSVLIREADGDRQRFRLLEPLRQFGRDKLTESGETAVVLRRMRDHYLDVAERSERAWFGPEQADIFRRTRVEHANLRAALDYSLTEPGELGTGLRLASTLWFYWAGCGVFGEGRHWLDRALALAAEPDAERAKALCVNGYVATLQGDNAAAIAMLEECRAYAKRTGDEVALAYATHRLGCNLLVGDDVGDAKTLFEEAQARYRQLGELNSNVMLAGIELAIASIFLGDLDRAGRLCEEACATGVAHGEQWAHAYAIYAQALVALGRGELDRAAERGRDCLRVKSTFHDLLGIVLAIEALAWTEAARERWEPAAVMLGSAQPIWQAVGFPMFGSRYFGAPHGECEKRTRRALGDGSFEAAFRRGREFGLPEAIAYALGDLGPARPEVVAASQPTPLTDREGEVATLIADGRSNQEIADRLVISRRTAEGHVNRILRKLGFDSRSQVAAWAARNPQVPTPQA
- a CDS encoding ATP/GTP-binding protein is translated as MASSSTDGTGADLVPTPVKIIVAGGFGAGKTTMVGSVSEIPPLTTEEVLTEASAGIDDLSGVERKTTTTVALDFGRITISPRHVLYLFGTPGQARFWFMWDDLARGAIGTVVLVDTRRLETSFAAIDFFERRKIPFVVAVNCFDNAPRYTADEIREALVVPDRVPIVMCDARDRDSSKLALIRLVKHAMTVVPARV
- a CDS encoding DUF742 domain-containing protein produces the protein MSAEDGWYDEAAGPLVRPYTITSGRTPADTARLDLSTQVMTLRSEQEPVGLGPEHVAIVQLCRHPVSIAEIAVYVKIPLGVVRVLVGDLIERGLVITRSPTHHPAQSPDLETLQAVLDGLIKY
- a CDS encoding roadblock/LC7 domain-containing protein, coding for MNEYGNPKPDLNWLLDDVVSRVVGAQNAIVLSADGLLIGKSAGMSKDDSDQLSAIASSLQSLAKGVSKQFNRGPVLQNMIEMERGYLFVSAAGQGACLAVLAADSVDVEMIAYEMSRLVKRVGDYMASAPREAAHVLREAT
- a CDS encoding ATP-binding protein, which codes for MLNKDAKDESDKPYDKSIRKRLTRTVLIPSVTLLVLWIAVSSYFLFNGVYVRLVAASVREVSIPAATALAEFQKERQSALQYLDDPALGPARLQAQQKVTDEKLDTLKDAFAATISTAPDEIATKVNALKSQFDQLPVLRSQVSFRSIDRAQVNSYYNGVMDTASNLFDTQARIVPDAEAATGGITATSVFRAGDAMSRETSLVSTAFSAGTFAPDDFAQFAQLSGTYRAQLAQIEPFLDPGVRDRYRALAKSAAWQQLATAEQAIVKHGPWSPSEQNSVPVSETDWLNATTQVAQGLNDLAITQADKVSAAAIDSGDAQLRNVIIGSILALLASLAAIIVAVRVSRSLVDRALMTRLARLRNDSLDLARNRLPNIVERLKNGESVDLKEELPQLDHGRDEIGQVAEAFNTAQLTAVNAAASEAKARSGVHNVFLGIAHRNQVLVHQQLQILDEMEAREDDSTQLASLFQLDHLAARARRTTENLIILGGKQPGRRWRKPVALMEVLRAAVSETEQYARVQVEQVADVAIVGAAVADTIHLVAELVDNATSFSPPGSPVEVTSRMVARGVVVDVSDQGLGMKDGVREWANSMMAEAPEFDAMALRADSSLGLFVVARLAARLGITVTFDPSRYGGLRATVLIPVQHLAGQDSAGGDEPGSSPAETTAVLAPVGAPAARAAESSPGSMDSPSSFTGQIPMKRETKPRPYPVRALTPPEALPSVPAAAPEPEPRPAAEPAAAQRPTDDRPRLPRREPQQNLVAQLEAEPDNGDDDVVTPGEGTARTLAAFHKGTRRGRGPDEA
- a CDS encoding PASTA domain-containing protein codes for the protein MADEPRPVVVPDFRGRQALDAWLSGHDAGLTLQGPDPDSPHPLLNGLVVAQLPIAGTRLDRWGAVTVWVAGGGDPSGVREPRRPLPEVREEPGYGEH
- a CDS encoding fatty acid desaturase, with protein sequence MSEVTGTVPAGSTELWRDRKRYLWLIGLVVPSLAFLAIGLHAATGWSAWFWIGPVVILVIVPLVDLAAGLDRSNPPDDVLERLERDRYYRWITFAFLPIQYVGFVAAFWLVAHGGLTVVDKIGLAVSIGCIGGIGINTAHELGHKKESHERWLSKIALAQSFYGHFYIEHNRGHHVRVATPEDPASSRLGESFYRFWPRTVFGSLKSAWRLERKRYARRDKHPFRLGNDVLNAWLMSAVLWAAMIAWLGAGILPYLVIQAVVGFSLLEVVNYMEHYGMLRRRVGVAGKRRYERVDPSHSWNSNNIATNVLLYHLQRHSDHHANPTRRYQTLRDFAESPVLPTGYAGMIVLALVPPVWRRVMDPRVLAHFEGDVSRANIQPSKREKILARYGTRVTAAETAPADTHGDASEGGMCPGCGYVYDEQLGDPREGFPAGTPWSAIPDSWCCPDCGVREKVDFVAPGRVGA
- a CDS encoding ferredoxin yields the protein MRIEADRGKCDGLGMCEAMAPDFFEVGADGTVVVLDEQPGEEHRQDLAAAVDACPVLALKLT